A genomic segment from Candidatus Korarchaeum cryptofilum OPF8 encodes:
- a CDS encoding SIR2 family NAD-dependent protein deacylase has protein sequence MNSHELRSIAGLIRRNSGKVVAFTGAGISAEAGIPTFRGKGGLWEKYDPEELATPQAFFRDPKLVWDWYLWRMSIIARARPTPAHEILALWEDKGILKGVITQNVDGLHQRAGSKNLVELHGSIWRIRCTSCDNKVYLGFGNLPERVPPECDRCGSIMRPDVVWFYEPLPRDEWMRAEDMIRSASLLLIIGTSGLVMPAATLPMMALRNNATLVEINPEETNLSSLAKFRVREGASRIFVDLNEMLEGIA, from the coding sequence ATGAACTCCCATGAGCTCAGATCGATAGCTGGGCTCATAAGGAGGAACTCAGGCAAAGTCGTAGCTTTCACGGGAGCTGGCATATCGGCCGAAGCTGGGATACCGACTTTCAGGGGGAAGGGAGGGCTCTGGGAGAAGTATGATCCGGAGGAGCTCGCGACTCCCCAGGCTTTCTTCAGGGATCCCAAGCTAGTCTGGGATTGGTATTTATGGAGGATGTCCATAATCGCGAGAGCTCGACCGACTCCAGCTCATGAGATACTCGCTCTCTGGGAAGATAAGGGCATATTGAAGGGCGTGATAACTCAGAATGTGGATGGCCTCCACCAGAGAGCTGGCTCTAAGAACTTAGTGGAACTTCACGGTTCGATTTGGAGGATAAGATGTACTTCTTGCGATAATAAGGTCTACTTGGGCTTCGGGAACCTGCCGGAGAGGGTGCCACCTGAGTGCGATAGATGCGGCTCCATCATGAGGCCGGATGTAGTCTGGTTCTACGAGCCGCTCCCCAGGGATGAGTGGATGAGAGCTGAAGATATGATCAGATCGGCCAGTTTGTTGCTTATAATAGGGACCAGCGGGCTCGTGATGCCAGCAGCGACCCTGCCGATGATGGCCCTCCGGAACAACGCTACTTTAGTGGAGATAAATCCTGAGGAAACCAATTTAAGTAGCCTCGCTAAGTTCAGGGTGAGGGAGGGGGCTAGCAGGATATTTGTTGACCTTAATGAGATGCTGGAGGGGATCGCTTGA
- a CDS encoding GNAT family N-acetyltransferase → MRIVKFDRKFLEDVISIHCPRWREIPLSMRIKDCGYWGDPEVFSWYVDALLSADGKILIALKDDTLIGEAEIVPERLKCPVGDHVYLQMVWVKEGERGIGVGRKLVEECSKLARDMGFYALDTIPYDEAIPFFEALGFSEIESQVLMEAKPRPAPEQPKIEEIGKRELPVAVQMLAGQTRPSALLWELLWGREAVGLPPPRVFKVRVGLWEFVLGLFRPTADDNYLYALIWGPERANLGQIFDSAEMALSIAYDMGATKVRTQTWCKYRGAFEAAGFEAIKRIKWMRMKIKED, encoded by the coding sequence TTGAGGATAGTTAAGTTCGATCGTAAGTTTCTGGAGGATGTTATCTCCATCCACTGCCCCAGGTGGAGGGAGATTCCGTTGAGCATGAGGATAAAGGATTGTGGTTACTGGGGGGACCCGGAAGTCTTCAGTTGGTATGTGGATGCCCTATTATCAGCGGATGGGAAAATATTGATAGCTCTGAAGGATGATACCTTGATAGGAGAAGCTGAGATAGTTCCCGAGAGGCTGAAGTGCCCCGTGGGGGATCACGTTTACCTGCAGATGGTCTGGGTTAAGGAGGGGGAGAGGGGTATAGGAGTTGGTAGGAAGCTAGTTGAGGAATGTAGTAAATTAGCGAGGGATATGGGATTCTATGCTCTCGATACAATACCATATGATGAGGCCATCCCCTTCTTCGAGGCCCTCGGATTCTCGGAGATAGAGTCGCAAGTGCTCATGGAAGCGAAGCCCAGACCGGCCCCTGAGCAGCCTAAGATAGAGGAGATAGGAAAGAGGGAACTTCCAGTAGCTGTCCAGATGTTAGCAGGACAGACAAGACCATCGGCCCTCCTTTGGGAGCTCCTCTGGGGTAGAGAAGCTGTGGGCCTCCCACCCCCTAGGGTCTTCAAGGTCAGGGTCGGCCTTTGGGAGTTCGTCCTGGGGCTTTTCAGGCCGACAGCTGATGATAACTACCTATATGCTCTGATATGGGGGCCTGAGAGGGCAAATTTGGGTCAGATTTTCGATTCAGCTGAGATGGCCCTATCGATAGCATACGATATGGGAGCAACTAAAGTGAGGACCCAGACATGGTGCAAATACAGAGGGGCTTTCGAAGCGGCCGGTTTTGAGGCGATAAAACGCATCAAATGGATGAGGATGAAAATAAAGGAGGATTAG
- a CDS encoding BMP family ABC transporter substrate-binding protein encodes MSYKWLAISLILLLLGVVGGYSLAPKGTTQTVTRTVTQTVKETSTLTQEKKVKAAFIYIGPIGDYGWSHAHHQAKEMIDKKYDWLETTQVESVTPAASAGVMEQLISQGYNVIFTTSFDFMDPTLEEAKKHPDIIFWHCSGYKRSANMGTYFTEFYQAYYLNGLMAGALTKTKKIGYVAAHLIPEVVRHINAFAIGVNEVCPDCKVYVREIGAWVDPTKARQAAEALISEGVDVLAFTEDTPTVVQVAEEHFMRGERVLAFGHYSPMKEYGKDVCVSGQIAHWEVIYDDILSKIYAGSYTSENLENVDYWWKLKEGSVELGCAYNEPVNPKFIDELRSVRIKGDVQLPNGTVLKDPDVYTLVFARLAQMGAIWTGNGWKYVNDETFDPFTGPIYDNKGKLRVLPGQRIGHDELWSMQWWVSNIVGPELGG; translated from the coding sequence ATGTCGTATAAGTGGCTCGCGATCTCTCTTATCCTCCTGTTACTGGGTGTCGTAGGGGGATACTCCCTAGCCCCCAAGGGGACCACGCAAACGGTCACACGGACTGTGACGCAGACGGTGAAGGAGACCTCGACTCTCACCCAGGAGAAAAAGGTGAAGGCGGCATTCATATACATAGGGCCAATAGGGGATTACGGCTGGTCCCATGCTCATCATCAGGCCAAGGAAATGATAGATAAGAAGTACGACTGGCTTGAGACAACACAAGTGGAATCCGTAACCCCTGCAGCATCAGCAGGTGTAATGGAGCAGCTCATATCCCAGGGATATAATGTTATATTCACGACGAGTTTCGATTTCATGGATCCGACGCTTGAGGAGGCTAAGAAACACCCAGATATCATATTCTGGCACTGCTCAGGTTATAAGAGGAGTGCTAACATGGGAACTTATTTCACGGAGTTCTATCAAGCCTACTATCTGAATGGACTCATGGCAGGCGCTCTTACTAAGACGAAGAAGATAGGGTATGTAGCTGCTCACCTCATACCGGAGGTCGTCAGGCACATAAACGCTTTCGCTATAGGAGTGAATGAGGTATGCCCGGACTGCAAGGTCTATGTAAGGGAAATAGGAGCTTGGGTAGATCCTACGAAAGCGAGGCAGGCTGCAGAGGCCTTGATATCGGAGGGAGTAGATGTACTAGCTTTCACAGAGGATACTCCTACGGTCGTGCAAGTGGCAGAGGAGCACTTCATGAGAGGTGAGAGGGTCCTCGCATTTGGTCACTACAGCCCGATGAAGGAATACGGGAAGGATGTATGCGTCAGCGGACAGATCGCTCACTGGGAAGTCATATATGATGATATACTCTCGAAGATATATGCGGGCTCCTACACTAGTGAGAACTTAGAGAACGTTGATTACTGGTGGAAACTGAAGGAAGGATCCGTTGAGCTCGGCTGTGCTTATAATGAGCCCGTGAATCCGAAGTTCATCGATGAGCTGAGATCGGTGAGGATAAAGGGAGACGTTCAGTTGCCTAATGGTACTGTGCTGAAGGATCCCGATGTTTACACATTGGTCTTCGCTAGGTTAGCTCAGATGGGTGCTATCTGGACGGGGAATGGATGGAAATACGTGAATGATGAGACCTTCGACCCGTTCACAGGGCCCATATATGATAACAAGGGTAAGCTGAGAGTACTGCCGGGTCAGAGGATAGGGCACGATGAACTCTGGTCGATGCAATGGTGGGTTAGCAATATCGTGGGCCCCGAACTCGGGGGCTAA
- a CDS encoding ABC transporter permease: MELLMVENILWIGFRSAVPLLLAALGEIYAERSGVLNLGVEGMMALGAASSFIVAIQTGSPWLGVLSGLLAAVLLALIHCFISITLKSNQVVSGLALSMLGLGVSSIIGRKYVGAQLPPEVRLLPRPLDPLHKIPLIGKPVFDQDPMFYMSLLLTAILWFILFRTRYGIIVRSAGGNPAAVDAAGISVAKVRYASTILGGALSGLAGAYLSISYNPVWIENITAGRGWIAIALVIFSLWDPAKALLTSFLFGSIEASSYTLQAFGYSQWLLSALPYLLTIIILMIGSSSKFRRRMGAPRYLGVPYERE; the protein is encoded by the coding sequence ATGGAGCTATTAATGGTGGAGAACATCCTCTGGATAGGATTCAGGTCAGCAGTTCCTCTTCTTCTAGCGGCTCTTGGAGAAATATATGCCGAGAGATCCGGGGTACTTAACTTGGGCGTGGAGGGGATGATGGCCCTAGGAGCAGCTTCCTCTTTCATAGTCGCGATTCAAACTGGGAGCCCATGGTTAGGCGTGCTATCAGGCCTCTTAGCGGCTGTACTACTCGCTCTAATACACTGTTTTATCAGCATAACCCTGAAGTCCAACCAAGTAGTTTCAGGACTCGCTCTCTCGATGCTAGGTCTCGGAGTAAGCAGCATCATCGGGAGAAAATACGTCGGAGCCCAGCTACCGCCTGAAGTTAGGCTACTTCCCAGGCCCCTGGATCCACTCCATAAGATCCCTCTAATCGGCAAACCGGTATTCGATCAGGACCCGATGTTTTATATGAGCCTCCTCCTCACAGCGATCCTCTGGTTCATACTCTTCCGCACGAGGTATGGCATAATAGTGAGATCGGCTGGAGGAAATCCGGCAGCTGTGGATGCTGCCGGCATATCGGTGGCCAAGGTAAGATACGCTTCAACTATACTGGGGGGTGCATTATCCGGACTCGCTGGAGCTTATCTCTCTATATCTTACAATCCAGTCTGGATAGAGAACATAACGGCGGGTAGAGGGTGGATAGCCATAGCTCTAGTCATATTCTCCCTCTGGGATCCGGCTAAAGCTCTACTGACATCCTTCTTATTCGGGTCAATAGAGGCATCCAGCTACACTCTGCAAGCCTTTGGCTATAGTCAATGGCTCCTGAGTGCTTTACCCTATCTCCTGACGATCATAATACTGATGATAGGGTCCTCCAGTAAGTTCAGGAGGAGAATGGGGGCACCCCGCTACCTCGGGGTCCCGTATGAGAGGGAGTGA
- a CDS encoding ABC transporter permease: MKLVKRVEVPKRLLIAVRIGSIALALIVSSILLLTQEINPYDFFSGLLLNVFGTNVGLTESIVRMIPLLLISSGLSLSFKAGFWNIGAEGQLLAGAMLGYLLASSLDLPGPIQIPLLFISGFLAGAAWGIIPALLKARLNMNDVISTLMLYYVIYWIFQHMIHGPWKAVETVGGLTYGGFAHTSVIPANSQLPVIEGTRIHWPTLLIALASAFLVYFLLRRTTWGFEIRAVGDNPDASRAAGISSTKVLLIVAVISGGLSGIAGIGELCGIQKRFTPEFLSGYGFSAIITAWLSGTNPISLIIANFLYGGLLVGGNYAMISYKLPIGFINLFNGAILLSVLAGDFMVRYELRRD; the protein is encoded by the coding sequence TTGAAGTTGGTCAAAAGGGTTGAGGTTCCTAAGAGGCTTTTAATAGCTGTAAGGATAGGATCTATAGCTCTGGCCTTAATAGTATCATCAATACTCCTCCTAACGCAGGAGATAAATCCATACGACTTCTTCTCGGGTCTCCTATTGAATGTCTTCGGTACCAACGTCGGCCTGACGGAATCCATAGTGAGGATGATACCCCTACTCCTCATAAGCTCGGGATTATCGCTCTCATTCAAGGCGGGTTTCTGGAACATAGGGGCTGAGGGACAGCTGTTAGCTGGAGCTATGCTCGGCTATCTATTAGCTTCCAGTCTTGATCTTCCCGGCCCCATTCAAATCCCCTTGCTCTTCATATCAGGTTTCCTCGCTGGGGCAGCTTGGGGAATAATCCCAGCCTTATTGAAAGCTAGGCTCAATATGAATGATGTGATATCTACCCTCATGCTTTACTACGTGATCTACTGGATCTTTCAGCATATGATACACGGTCCGTGGAAGGCCGTAGAGACAGTGGGTGGGCTCACTTATGGAGGATTCGCCCATACGAGCGTTATACCGGCTAACTCCCAACTGCCTGTGATAGAGGGGACCAGAATACATTGGCCTACTCTTCTCATAGCACTGGCATCAGCTTTCCTAGTTTACTTCCTCCTCAGGCGGACGACCTGGGGCTTCGAGATAAGGGCCGTAGGAGATAATCCCGATGCCAGCAGGGCTGCTGGGATAAGCAGTACTAAGGTCTTACTGATAGTCGCAGTAATAAGCGGAGGTCTCTCTGGAATAGCGGGAATAGGAGAGCTTTGCGGGATTCAGAAGAGGTTCACACCAGAATTCCTTTCGGGTTACGGCTTCTCCGCAATAATAACCGCTTGGTTGAGTGGGACGAACCCCATCAGCTTGATAATAGCTAACTTCCTTTATGGAGGACTTCTAGTAGGCGGAAATTATGCCATGATATCTTACAAGCTCCCCATAGGATTCATAAACCTATTCAACGGGGCTATACTACTATCCGTCCTGGCCGGCGATTTCATGGTAAGATACGAGCTGAGGAGGGATTGA
- a CDS encoding ABC transporter ATP-binding protein — protein sequence MVNITKRFHNVVANNKVHFDLKGGEIHALLGENGAGKTTLMNILYGLYRPDEGEIYVRGKKVNIRSPRDAIRLGIGMVHQHFLFVEDQTVAENLALSCSRSFINPLRDLEEGLKYIERYGIKLDLGSYIWQLSLGEQQRVEIAKILLSGADIIILDEPTSVLTPKEVSELFECLKMMRSDGKGIIFITHKLNEVFSIADRVTVMRNGSVIATLPIERATKEELAKMMIGRELTFESQRSEAVKGDLVLEVKELSVIGDRGRESVKGVSFGVRGGEIFGIGGVSGNGQSELVESIVGLRKVRKGRITFMGKDITNKPPREISELGVAYIPEDRMKFGIVQNMSIAENAVLKRYHKEPFSSRKILRYERIVEFAENLMEEFGIVAPSVHTPAKNLSGGNVQRLVAGRELSGNPKLIVASNPTHGLDISATEYIRNLLIAHRDNGSAILLVSTDLEELLELSDRVAIMFEGRFSGIFKPGEVSSEELGLMMSGGVSLEVGQKG from the coding sequence ATGGTAAATATAACGAAGAGATTTCACAATGTGGTGGCAAATAATAAAGTTCATTTCGATTTAAAGGGAGGAGAAATACATGCTTTGTTAGGAGAAAACGGAGCCGGTAAGACAACTTTAATGAACATACTCTACGGATTATACCGCCCCGATGAGGGCGAAATTTACGTGAGGGGTAAGAAAGTCAATATAAGAAGCCCGAGGGATGCAATAAGACTGGGAATAGGTATGGTTCATCAACATTTTCTCTTCGTTGAGGACCAGACTGTCGCCGAGAATCTGGCGCTTAGTTGCTCTAGAAGTTTCATCAATCCGTTGAGGGATCTGGAGGAGGGACTGAAGTACATAGAGAGATACGGGATAAAGTTAGATCTGGGATCATATATATGGCAGCTCTCACTGGGGGAGCAGCAGAGGGTCGAAATAGCTAAAATATTGCTCTCAGGAGCTGATATAATAATATTGGATGAGCCTACATCCGTTCTCACACCAAAAGAAGTGAGTGAGCTATTCGAATGCTTGAAAATGATGAGATCGGATGGTAAAGGCATTATCTTCATAACCCATAAGCTCAATGAAGTCTTCTCCATAGCTGATAGAGTTACCGTAATGAGGAACGGTAGTGTGATCGCTACTTTACCGATAGAGAGAGCAACTAAGGAGGAACTCGCCAAAATGATGATAGGAAGGGAGTTAACATTCGAATCTCAGAGATCTGAAGCCGTTAAGGGAGATCTCGTGCTCGAAGTAAAGGAACTTTCAGTCATCGGTGATAGGGGAAGGGAGAGCGTTAAAGGAGTGTCGTTCGGTGTTAGGGGCGGGGAGATATTCGGAATAGGGGGAGTCTCCGGGAACGGTCAGAGCGAGCTAGTGGAGTCTATAGTTGGCCTGAGGAAAGTCAGGAAAGGTAGGATAACATTTATGGGGAAGGATATCACGAATAAGCCCCCCAGAGAGATCTCCGAGCTTGGAGTGGCCTATATACCGGAGGACAGGATGAAGTTCGGGATAGTTCAGAACATGAGTATAGCGGAGAATGCTGTGCTCAAGAGATATCATAAGGAGCCCTTCAGCTCTAGGAAGATCCTGAGATATGAGAGGATAGTGGAATTCGCTGAGAATTTAATGGAGGAATTCGGCATAGTGGCACCTTCAGTCCATACACCGGCTAAAAACCTCTCGGGGGGTAATGTACAGAGGCTCGTGGCCGGGAGAGAACTTTCCGGGAATCCTAAACTAATAGTAGCTTCGAATCCAACGCATGGCCTCGACATATCTGCTACCGAATATATAAGGAACCTCCTCATCGCTCACAGGGATAATGGTTCAGCTATATTGCTCGTATCTACAGACCTGGAGGAGCTCCTCGAACTGAGCGATAGAGTGGCTATAATGTTCGAGGGAAGGTTCTCAGGAATCTTCAAGCCGGGGGAGGTCTCATCAGAGGAACTGGGTCTTATGATGTCGGGAGGAGTGTCCCTTGAAGTTGGTCAAAAGGGTTGA
- a CDS encoding peroxiredoxin: protein MEEGRIPLLGEKFPEIEVKTTHGVFKLPDHYKGKWFILFSHPADFTPVCTTEFVAFQKRYDEFRKLNAELIGLSIDQVFSHIKWIEWIEEKLGVKIEFPVIADDLGRVAGKLGLIHPNKGTNTVRAVFIVDPHGFIRLILYYPQEIGRNIDEILRALKALQTSDKYEVATPANWPNNELIGDKVIVRPASDVETAKQRLELAKAKEIECYDWWFCYKKV, encoded by the coding sequence ATGGAGGAGGGAAGGATCCCGCTGTTAGGGGAGAAGTTCCCCGAGATCGAGGTCAAGACCACGCATGGAGTCTTCAAGCTGCCAGACCACTACAAGGGCAAGTGGTTCATCTTGTTCAGCCATCCAGCCGATTTCACACCGGTATGCACTACTGAGTTCGTTGCCTTCCAGAAGAGGTATGATGAGTTCAGGAAGCTCAATGCCGAGCTCATAGGGCTCAGCATAGATCAGGTATTCAGCCATATAAAATGGATTGAATGGATAGAGGAGAAGCTAGGGGTTAAGATAGAGTTCCCAGTGATCGCGGACGACCTTGGCAGAGTTGCGGGAAAGCTGGGATTGATACATCCAAATAAGGGGACTAATACCGTGAGAGCTGTCTTCATAGTGGATCCCCACGGGTTCATAAGGCTGATACTCTACTACCCGCAGGAGATAGGGAGGAACATAGATGAGATCTTGAGGGCCTTGAAGGCTCTGCAGACATCCGATAAGTACGAAGTCGCCACACCTGCGAACTGGCCGAACAATGAGTTAATAGGTGATAAAGTGATAGTAAGACCTGCAAGCGATGTTGAGACGGCGAAGCAGAGACTAGAGCTCGCTAAGGCGAAAGAGATAGAGTGCTACGATTGGTGGTTCTGCTATAAGAAGGTCTGA